The following are encoded together in the Armatimonadota bacterium genome:
- a CDS encoding phosphoglycerate dehydrogenase — MSLRILNTAAIYDDKDARAMLADAGFELFDSPPRAPFGEDDIIDLLEDVDAVIADSDAYTERVFAERPRLKLVSRWGVGIDSIDLEAATRHGVMVTNTPGIITDAVADLAFTFILALARRLVECNSLVRGGGWQKMIGANVGGATLGIIGVGDIGTCSARRGKGFGMRVLAFDPVPRQEVADLLGVEFVDLETLLRESDFVTLHCNATPANRNMIGAEQLAMMKPTAFLINCARGSLVDEAALVDALKNGTIAGAGLDVFAQEPPDPDNPLFALDNCLVTPHTATMDRKTIQRVSMQVTANTLDALQGRRPKYLCNPEVWAG; from the coding sequence ATGAGCTTGCGCATCCTCAACACCGCCGCTATCTACGACGACAAGGACGCCCGGGCGATGCTGGCCGACGCCGGCTTCGAGCTGTTTGACTCCCCCCCGCGGGCGCCTTTCGGCGAGGACGATATCATCGATCTCCTGGAAGACGTGGACGCCGTCATCGCCGACTCCGACGCCTACACGGAGCGTGTCTTCGCGGAACGCCCCCGGCTCAAGCTTGTGTCGCGCTGGGGCGTGGGCATTGATTCCATCGACCTCGAGGCGGCAACGCGCCACGGCGTGATGGTAACCAACACCCCGGGCATCATCACCGATGCCGTGGCCGACCTCGCCTTCACCTTCATTCTCGCCCTGGCGCGCCGACTGGTGGAGTGCAACTCCCTCGTGCGTGGCGGCGGTTGGCAGAAGATGATCGGCGCGAACGTGGGCGGCGCAACCCTGGGTATTATCGGTGTCGGGGACATCGGCACCTGTTCGGCCCGACGCGGCAAGGGTTTCGGAATGCGCGTATTGGCCTTCGACCCCGTGCCCCGCCAGGAAGTGGCCGATCTACTCGGCGTGGAGTTCGTGGACCTGGAGACCCTTCTGCGGGAGAGCGATTTCGTCACCCTCCACTGTAATGCCACTCCTGCGAACCGCAACATGATCGGCGCCGAACAACTCGCGATGATGAAGCCCACAGCGTTCCTGATCAATTGCGCGCGGGGGTCGCTGGTGGATGAAGCGGCGCTGGTGGACGCACTCAAGAACGGAACCATCGCAGGCGCCGGGCTCGACGTGTTCGCCCAGGAGCCACCCGATCCGGATAACCCTTTGTTCGCGCTGGACAATTGCCTGGTCACCCCGCACACCGCAACCATGGATCGCAAGACCATCCAGCGGGTGAGCATGCAGGTGACTGCGAACACCCTGGACGCGCTGCAGGGGCGCAGGCCCAAGTACCTGTGCAACCCGGAAGTCTGGGCGGGCTGA
- a CDS encoding Gfo/Idh/MocA family oxidoreductase has translation MSLRIGIAGLRRGGSFCAVFNARKDSKVTAVCDVNEERAESFAKANGVERWVTNFEDLLACDIDAVVVGTPAPLHAEQCVAALRADKHVLSEVPAVYSIDEARELVRAVRETGKTYMFAENMNYMAFLQTFDRLVKDGKIGEPYYAEAEYIHDCRPLMAARDDGITPGAETGPTWRAGMRPIRYCTHSLGPVLQILDDRIVSAVGMNPGERIGKATGTVDMEVALFKTAKGNVIKVTCGFVVAREPSFHYFSIYGTEGVLESPRGGYAGFKAILNDIPHCTGMIDLPLGWSHPKMPPEASAGGHGTSEYLMVDDFVRAVVDGTAPAIDVYFGLDMSLPGVCAVQSADQGSSPVEVPDPREF, from the coding sequence ATGTCTCTGCGCATCGGGATCGCGGGTCTGCGGCGCGGTGGCTCGTTCTGCGCGGTATTCAACGCCCGCAAAGACAGCAAGGTCACGGCAGTTTGCGATGTCAACGAGGAACGAGCAGAGAGCTTCGCCAAGGCCAATGGAGTGGAACGCTGGGTCACAAACTTCGAGGACCTCCTCGCCTGCGATATCGACGCGGTGGTGGTGGGGACGCCGGCACCCCTGCACGCGGAGCAGTGTGTGGCGGCACTGCGGGCAGACAAGCACGTGCTGAGTGAAGTCCCGGCAGTGTATTCTATCGACGAGGCCCGGGAACTTGTCCGCGCCGTGCGCGAGACCGGCAAGACCTACATGTTCGCCGAGAACATGAACTATATGGCTTTCCTGCAGACCTTCGACCGACTGGTAAAGGACGGGAAGATCGGGGAGCCCTACTACGCAGAGGCCGAGTACATCCATGACTGTCGGCCGCTCATGGCGGCGCGGGATGACGGGATCACTCCGGGCGCGGAAACAGGACCCACGTGGCGCGCGGGTATGCGGCCGATCCGCTACTGCACCCACAGTCTCGGGCCGGTGCTGCAGATTCTCGATGACCGGATTGTCAGCGCGGTGGGCATGAATCCCGGGGAGCGCATCGGCAAAGCCACCGGCACCGTGGACATGGAAGTGGCGCTGTTCAAGACCGCGAAAGGCAATGTGATCAAGGTCACGTGCGGCTTTGTGGTGGCCCGGGAGCCGTCGTTCCATTATTTCTCGATCTACGGTACCGAAGGCGTGCTGGAGTCGCCCCGTGGGGGCTACGCAGGGTTCAAGGCGATCCTCAACGACATCCCGCACTGCACGGGAATGATCGACCTGCCCCTGGGGTGGTCTCACCCGAAGATGCCGCCCGAGGCTTCAGCCGGCGGCCACGGGACCAGCGAATACCTGATGGTGGATGATTTCGTGCGCGCGGTGGTGGATGGCACGGCTCCTGCGATCGACGTGTACTTCGGCCTGGACATGAGCTTGCCGGGAGTGTGCGCGGTGCAGTCGGCAGACCAGGGAAGCAGCCCGGTGGAAGTGCCCGACCCGCGGGAGTTCTGA
- the thiD gene encoding bifunctional hydroxymethylpyrimidine kinase/phosphomethylpyrimidine kinase: protein MAARRTVPVVLTIAGSDSGGGAGIQADLKTFAALGVYGMSVITAITAQNTVEVRRAEALPLDLVTAQLDAVMDDIGCDAAKTGMLATPELVETVADGVRRHDIRNLVVDPVMVAKSGDALLAAEAREALVSRLLPLALVVTPNLHETGVLVGREITSLAGMNEAAREIAQMGPRVVVVKGGHLEDRPADLVFTADTGQVKVLESRRFDTPNTHGTGCTFSAAIAAGLALGMTPMDAIRQAKEFISLAIATSLDIGHGHGPTNHGEAGRRMLAGPQSNQGTGKASAD from the coding sequence ATGGCTGCAAGACGAACAGTGCCCGTTGTACTGACCATCGCGGGTTCGGACTCCGGCGGCGGAGCGGGTATTCAGGCGGACCTGAAGACCTTCGCCGCGTTGGGCGTCTACGGGATGAGCGTTATCACGGCGATTACTGCCCAGAACACAGTTGAGGTGCGCCGGGCGGAGGCTTTGCCCCTGGACCTGGTAACTGCACAACTGGACGCGGTCATGGACGATATCGGCTGTGATGCCGCGAAGACGGGGATGCTGGCTACGCCGGAACTGGTGGAGACGGTGGCCGATGGGGTGCGGCGCCATGACATCCGCAATCTCGTGGTGGACCCGGTGATGGTTGCCAAGAGTGGCGACGCCCTCCTGGCGGCAGAGGCGCGGGAAGCCCTGGTCTCACGTCTGCTGCCGCTGGCGCTGGTGGTGACGCCCAATCTGCATGAGACAGGTGTGCTTGTGGGGCGGGAGATCACGAGTCTGGCAGGCATGAATGAAGCGGCACGGGAGATAGCGCAGATGGGGCCGCGGGTGGTGGTGGTCAAGGGCGGTCACCTGGAGGACCGGCCCGCCGACCTAGTATTCACCGCGGATACAGGACAGGTGAAGGTGCTGGAGTCCAGGCGCTTTGACACTCCGAACACCCACGGAACCGGATGCACGTTTTCGGCGGCAATCGCGGCTGGGCTGGCGCTGGGGATGACGCCGATGGATGCGATCCGGCAGGCGAAGGAGTTCATCTCGCTGGCAATCGCCACGTCGCTGGATATCGGGCATGGGCACGGGCCCACGAATCACGGCGAGGCGGGCCGTCGCATGCTGGCCGGACCGCAAAGCAATCAGGGCACGGGGAAGGCATCTGCTGACTGA
- a CDS encoding phosphatidate cytidylyltransferase → MGPEKPTTPYAIRVLVRTIVGVLGLAAFCGLVYLGGWTFFTFIAVLAVIALGEYYSALQARGMRPNVALGWLCAVAILYATQHTIEVYNLAGLSGADRLTGANVEAEADVLQLILFVLMCSVAGTLIAQFRSKPGQSAVINSATTVFGVVYVGLLLSFMLRMRYVDLPSLTGFVDAGALARRTGGILFTVIPVWLGDTSAFFVGTLIGRTKLAPLISPNKTVEGSVAHLFATLVGMVLLGMWLHLPVWHCVLLGVLMSIVGQLGDLGKSVLKRDIGIKDFGSLLGPHGGVLDRFDAVLFSSPLVYWYCWFVLMR, encoded by the coding sequence ATGGGCCCCGAGAAACCAACTACCCCTTACGCCATCCGCGTGCTGGTTCGGACGATCGTGGGCGTGCTCGGCCTGGCGGCTTTTTGCGGCCTGGTCTACCTGGGCGGCTGGACGTTCTTCACCTTTATCGCCGTGCTGGCCGTGATCGCGCTGGGTGAGTACTATTCGGCGCTGCAGGCGAGGGGGATGCGCCCCAATGTGGCGCTGGGCTGGCTCTGCGCCGTCGCGATCCTGTATGCGACGCAACACACCATCGAGGTCTACAATCTCGCCGGCCTGAGCGGGGCGGACCGACTCACCGGCGCGAACGTAGAGGCTGAGGCGGACGTTCTCCAGCTTATCCTGTTCGTGCTCATGTGTTCCGTGGCGGGTACTCTGATCGCCCAGTTCCGCTCCAAGCCCGGGCAGTCAGCGGTGATCAACTCGGCGACAACCGTCTTCGGCGTTGTGTACGTGGGCCTCCTGCTTTCCTTCATGTTGCGCATGCGCTACGTGGATCTTCCCTCCCTCACCGGCTTCGTGGACGCCGGGGCGTTGGCACGGCGCACGGGGGGCATTCTATTCACTGTCATTCCGGTCTGGCTGGGTGACACCAGTGCGTTCTTCGTGGGAACGCTCATAGGGCGCACGAAGCTGGCTCCGCTGATCAGTCCGAACAAGACCGTCGAGGGCTCGGTGGCCCATCTGTTCGCGACACTCGTCGGAATGGTGCTGCTGGGAATGTGGCTGCACCTGCCGGTATGGCACTGCGTGCTGCTGGGCGTGCTGATGAGCATCGTCGGACAGTTAGGCGACCTGGGGAAATCGGTGCTCAAGCGAGACATTGGCATCAAGGACTTTGGGTCACTGCTTGGCCCACACGGGGGCGTCCTCGACAGGTTCGATGCCGTGCTATTCAGCTCGCCCTTGGTCTACTGGTACTGCTGGTTCGTGCTTATGCGTTAG